The following proteins come from a genomic window of Miscanthus floridulus cultivar M001 chromosome 2, ASM1932011v1, whole genome shotgun sequence:
- the LOC136540927 gene encoding uncharacterized protein, with product MVFLVWQVLEANQTARRAYQRVLFEKTGRDVVKKVICLLLWLEMTMGFQVLGSVATMAPGDMSLAQVIIEACAVYNYVLHGCYEQPAPLADIPTIVALCGVRGGRLVDARFFMFHKDIVARGVAFIRDTFAALIFDDYLHAMLRRFKDDSNSFLIPTPLPAPELMAPFIVLTSLPPEDCRTAFVAVPEYDPLSSQDILEYFERRLMFGPCIERIDTERPGPGQGPKHCVIVFRSTQQRDEAMFQETAAFFRVNNGDMWVQRYMPPL from the exons ATGGTTTTTCTAGTTTGGCAAGTCCTTGAAGCCAACCAAACTGCTCGCAGGGCATACCAGCGTGTTCTTTTTGAGAAGACTGGGCGGGATGTTGTCAAGAAGGTGATCTGCCTCCTCCTCTGGCTAGAGATGACCATGGGGTTCCAGGTCCTTGGCAGCGTGGCGACCATGGCGCCTGGCGACATGTCGCTCGCGCAGGTCATCATAGAAGCGTGCGCCGTGTACAACTACGTTCTCCATGGCTGCTACGAGCAGCCGGCACCCCTCGCGGACATCCCAACCATCGTGGCCCTCTGCGGCGTGCGTGGGGGTAGGCTTGTCGACGCGAGGTTCTTCATGTTCCACAAGGACATCGTTGCGCGTGGTGTTGCCTTCATCCGGGACACCTTTGCGGCGCTCATATTCGATGACTACCTGCATGCGATGCTACGCCGGTTCAAAGACGATTCCAACTCGTTCTTGATCCCCACACCACTACCCGCTCCAGAACTGATGGCGCCGTTCATCGTCCTCACAAGTTTGCCACCCGAAGACTGCCGAACAGCGTTTGTCGCCGTCCCCGAGTACGACCCTCTAAGCTCACAAGATATCCTGGAGTATTTTGAGAG GCGTCTTATGTTCGGGCCCTGCATCGAGCGCATCGACACAGAGCGGCCAGGTCCGGGGCAGGGGCCAAAGCACTGTGTCATTGTGTTCAGGAGCACCCAGCAGAGGGACGAGGCGATGTTCCAGGAGACCGCGGCGTTCTTCAGGGTCAACAACGGCGATATGTGGGTGCAGCGCTACATGCCTCCTCTGTGA
- the LOC136539345 gene encoding GATA transcription factor 4-like, with amino-acid sequence MASEWEMAAMGVELGMGMGTYHHNASSITTAPMSSHHSGGGASYSTAHHHHHYYGMPPMGDTMRVDDLLDLSTGAGAHEFFPTAAAAAAATDKGHHHSGAMGEPSPTANSSDHQTSLLSFADEFYIPSEEAAELEWLSKFVDDSYSDMPNYSSAAHAAMAAAAAANAAAGNGGGGTSAGGQDSCVTAAAPGRGARSRRSRATAAAAAAWHSLVPRPPSQSSPSSSCSSSDFPSSNKPGGARGANGSRGKKSPAGPGSPAGAEVALEGGVRRCTHCASEKTPQWRTGPLGPKTLCNACGVRFKSGRLMAEYRPAASPTFVLTQHSNSHRKVMELRRQKELILIRGSHRDAAAAAAAAAAAAGSGAGPRPELMFRDYGVC; translated from the exons ATGGCGTCGGAGTGGGAAATGGCCGCCATGGGGGTGGAGCTCGGCATGGGAATGGGCACGTACCACCACAACGCCTCCAGCATCACCACCGCGCCGATGAGCAGCCACCACAGCGGCGGCGGAGCCAGCTACTCCACggctcaccaccaccaccattacTACGGGATGCCGCCCATGGGCGACACCATGCGCGTGGACGACCTTCTCGACCTTtccaccggcgccggcgcccaCGAGTTCTTTcccaccgcggcggcggcggccgcggccactGACAAGGGGCACCACCACTCGGGGGCCATGGGCGAGCCGTCACCCACCGCCAACTCGTCGGATCACCAGACGTCGCTCCTCTCCTTCGCCGATGAGTTCTACATACCT AGCGAGGAAGCTGCCGAGCTGGAGTGGCTATCCAAGTTCGTGGACGACTCCTACTCGGACATGCCGAATTACTCGTCGGCCGCGCATGCCGCAatggcggcggctgcggctgctaACGCAGCAGCAGGTAATGGAGGAGGAGGGACCTCGGCCGGCGGTCAAGACAGCTGCGTCACCGCCGCGGCGCCTGGCCGCGGCGCGCGTAGCAGGCGGTCCCGCgcgaccgccgccgctgccgcggcgTGGCACTCCCTCGTGCCGCGCCCACCATCGCAGTCGTCGCCATCGTCGTCCTGCTCGTCTTCGGACTTCCCGTCGTCGAACAAGCCGGGCGGTGCACGGGGCGCCAACGGCAGCCGCGGCAAGAAGAGCCCGGCGGGCCCCGGCAGTCCCGCTGGGGCGGAGGTGGCCTTGGAGGGCGGCGTGCGTCGGTGCACGCACTGCGCGTCGGAGAAGACACCGCAGTGGCGGACGGGGCCGCTGGGCCCCAAGACCCTGTGCAACGCGTGCGGCGTGCGGTTCAAGTCCGGGCGGCTGATGGCCGAGTACCGGCCGGCGGCCAGCCCCACGTTCGTGCTCACGCAGCACTCCAACTCGCACCGCAAGGTCATGGAGCTGCGCCGCCAGAAGGAGCTCATCCTCATCCGCGGAAGCCACCGTgacgccgccgcagcagcagctgcCGCGGCGGCGGCTGCAGGATCCGGCGCCGGGCCGAGGCCGGAGCTCATGTTCCGTGACTACGGCGTGTGTTAA